The Naumovozyma dairenensis CBS 421 chromosome 1, complete genome genome includes a region encoding these proteins:
- the STU1 gene encoding Stu1p (similar to Saccharomyces cerevisiae STU1 (YBL034C); ancestral locus Anc_3.321): MSSINNGYTLPNTSTSTTSKSNSAASFEKLYTLLIENPTEITSIDEKLSLLTQFKGHVKKELVNIPSIPSYFKTLLELPKLYPNVINLITLSHSSLCYLIKRVAVQSPSNFNRLTVDKLINYFIVELPNIIINNNNNSLEQKFWLLSIKSLETIYLVTPLFLEDRLQKLLTNYHDNDKSISSSPIGAFINSDNIKLILLTIDELIKINLKNNKNPIFTLQIFIPYFVKILNVNNNRDIRTIAELINDILKKYLNDSLIYDFAHQISDNNEEIKSIFIREKLNINEKIIPSSKSISIKSNNSNNNNDITADDSTFDKDYEFDLLLKEYKPPTFSSSFTNNTSSNTNSVISSYYNSMDQLQSDLNQLLIPFENPKETEQNWKLRQSNVIEMKNRIFNSKNSLLFQSDSQSQPDNLMTLVSILKELNFFDQITKSALSLRTSLSLNTCQLIKDILILLNDTYLTQQMLDQIFNILRNLITSTKKISSQFASHCLIVMIMNLNHFHNKFFQNSFALINEKSIFPRVISSILLRLILIKYNDNGDDNINHDDNKSKLGNNMVYIEEWLKKGITDTQTIVRESMRLTFWYYYKSFPSDAKKLLNNSFSIQLKKSIELSIPSHLNIDYSTPSNSRIPSKSKLSQHENIRRRRSSINNNNNNNNTNAPKSYPSYAKPTMASTLSTMNSQRSSKIRSTSEILLRDHTKNNNDRNSIEHNYGSINNGGTHNRPNKRTVSAVVTMTTTATTTTQEPSSNQLPPSKKRLLSSASSSGASSMVTSPKGSNTETNTNNNYKIDTSNHLDLTGDLSNNHSNTLLKKYMNNNTNDKQQSKKNEDSHKDSGTLQQICDRFRTSNSSDEPLQLLQNYLLNSNSVLELNNDQMKEIQLELRKIMVKNPFHLKNLLTLSKSLEIIPLGDIIELYSINNLESNDLLHKLLSLESHSSMATLINTILERFDRLTNLSYHEEDNAKNGSILSQEMLSLYYLKYRSKFFNFAFNLLINIFHELSSRGIKQHQVGQQHIPIEKLTRKLLRTYGNEFDSKVYNNLLFEIYLFNKSIFSNILKDFELVSIKLKIYNELKTRDKNIFNINEIMIKNEQVAVAKEDHDILNDGFDDDDDDDDEIKLKKYMEMTMVNPFNKTNSNKKTENYSDHNSNNQRTTSTSSVVIHNASSLDEQTNEFIMENNPNNDNRISEMTKVISVYQNPSKSRDINKQLQQDVHYGNSIETKRDTGLSGIFNQKETDDKVKDDHEHNVKFSIDPPTIINGKNNRIDNAEDILAEQDSNIQIPKPTLKKNSQFENTSSKLKKEVSLFNEKKENYEPSSSIVDDVFKPKTHTPSLVAPTEKKKEITNKDISMPLSFVNKFDSNSLIYYEIACILMNPVNDVDDFQYYFKHMIKAINRIKSGSFTMKHLNYLIEPLLIYTNHEELVQWLYKDNGYKELLKLCCMLLQSTDETSSIPMNLSSKSLILIHILIHLKFDMDNDNYELTEIWNHVVLMVSKMSDYSNEIYLLIQELRNTLVTLELFNSSKSVTRILNPLVTDIDDSNNGTKETFLLETLYAILSNKHFIETILKKNQITEIIQTMVDYTTSSRTRWRFQSIRIINRLWETRTITNYDDLSMFNCLNEETLKLAKLLNNL; encoded by the coding sequence AATTGGTCAACATACCTTCTATACCATCttatttcaaaactttATTAGAACTGCCAAAACTTTACCCAAACGTGATTAACCTAATAACATTATCACATTCCTCATTATGTTATTTAATTAAAAGAGTCGCTGTTCAATCTCCATCTAATTTTAATAGATTAACCGTTGacaaattaataaattatttcattGTGGAGTTAccaaatatcattataaataacaataataattcattggAGCAAAAGTTTTggttattatcaataaaatctttagaaacaatatatttagTGACTCCTTTGTTTTTGGAAGATCgtttacaaaaattattgacaAATTAtcatgataatgataaatcaatatcttcatctcCTATTGGTGCTTTCATTAATTCAGACAATATAAAACTAATACTTTTAACTATCGATGAATTAATTaagataaatttgaaaaataataaaaaccCAATCTTCACTttacaaatatttattccatattttGTTAAAATACTgaatgtaaataataacagaGATATTAGAACAATTGCTGAACTAATAAAcgatattttgaagaaatatttaaatgattccTTAATTTACGATTTTGCCCATCAAATttctgataataatgaagagaTTAAATCCATTTTCATAAGGGAAAAGCTTAAtatcaatgaaaaaattattccaAGTTCGAAATCTATCTCAATAAAATCgaataatagtaacaacaacaacgaTATAACAGCTGATGATTCCACCTTCGATAAGGACtatgaatttgatttactactgaaagaatataaacCACCAACgttttcttcctctttcACCAATAACACATCATCGAATACTAATTCCGTCATATCATCATATTATAATTCGATGGATCAACTACAATCTGATTTAAACCAATTACTGATACCTTTCGAAAATCCAAAAGAAACTGAACAAAATTGGAAACTAAGACAATCGAATGTCattgaaatgaaaaatagaATCTTTAATAGTAAAAACTCTTTACTGTTCCAATCTGACTCTCAATCTCAACCAGATAACCTAATGACATTGGTatcaattttgaaagaactAAACTTCTTTGATCAAATAACGAAAAGTGCATTATCATTGAGAAcctcattatcattaaatacatgtcaattaattaaagatattttgatcCTTTTAAATGATACCTATCTAACCCAACAAATGTTGgatcaaatatttaatatccTGAGGAATTTAATAActtcaacaaaaaaaatctcTTCACAATTCGCATCTCACTGTTTAATAGTCATGATCatgaatttaaatcatttccataataaattcttcCAAAATTCTTTCGCATTAATTAATGAGAAAAGTATCTTCCCAAGAGTTATTTCGTCCATCTTATTAAGATTAATCctaattaaatataatgataatggtgACGATAATATCAATCacgatgataataaatcaaaattagGAAATAATATGGTATACATTGAAGAATGGCTGAAGAAAGGTATTACAGATACTCAAACAATTGTGAGAGAATCAATGAGATTGACATTTTGGTATTACTATAAAAGTTTCCCCTCAGATGccaagaaattattaaataattcattttctatccaactgaaaaaatcaattgagTTATCAATTCCATCTCATTTAAATATAGATTATTCAACTCCTTCCAATTCAAGAATACCGTCTAAATCAAAGTTATCACAGCATGAAAATATaaggagaagaagatcaagtataaataataataataataataacaataccaATGCACCCAAAAGTTACCCAAGTTATGCCAAACCAACAATGGCATCTACTTTATCAACCATGAATAGTCAGAGGAGTTCGAAAATAAGATCAACAAGTGAAATATTGTTAAGGGATCATACaaagaataataacgaCAGAAATTCAATTGAGCACAATTATGGTTCTATCAATAATGGGGGTACTCACAATCGTCCGAATAAAAGGACGGTCAGTGCAGTAGTAACGATGACGACGACGGCGACGACGACGACACAAGAACCGTCTTCGAATCAATTACCACCATCTAAGAAACGATTATTATCTTCTGCATCTTCCTCTGGTGCCTCCTCAATGGTAACTTCTCCCAAAGGGTCTAATACTgaaacaaatacaaataataactataAAATAGATACTTCAAACCATCTAGATTTAACAGGTGATCTTTCGAACAATCACTCCAACACATTACtcaagaaatatatgaataacaatacaaatGATAAACAACAAtcgaagaaaaatgaagattcTCATAAGGACAGCGGTACATTGCAACAAATATGTGACAGATTTAGAACCTCGAACTCTTCCGATGAACCGTTACAATTATTAcagaattatttattaaactCTAATTCCGTTTTGGAGTTGAATAATGATcaaatgaaagaaatacAACTTGAACTTCGAAAGATTATGGTCAAAAATCCctttcatttgaaaaatttattaactttaTCTAAATCATTAGAAATTATTCCGCTAGGAGATATAATTGAGTTATACTCAATCAATAATTTAGAGTCAAATGATCTACTccataaattattatcactAGAATCTCATTCGTCAATGGCAACTTTAATCAATACAATACTGGAAAGATTCGATAGATTAACAAACCTTTCATAtcatgaagaagataatgcCAAAAATGGTTCCATTCTATCCCAAGAAATGTTgtcattatattatttgaaatatagatccaaattcttcaattttgCATTCAATTtactaataaatattttccatGAATTGTCTTCAAGAGGAATTAAACAACATCAAGTAGGGCAACAACATATTCCAATAGAAAAATTAACTCGGAAACTTTTAAGGACTTATGGTAATGAATTCGATTCTAAGGTTTacaataatttattatttgaaatttatttattcaataaatcaatcttctccaatattttgaaagatttcGAATTGGTTTcaatcaaattgaaaatctATAACGAATTGAAAACAAGAGacaaaaatatctttaatatcaatgaaataatgattaaaaatgaacaaGTCGCAGTTGCGAAAGAAGATCACGATATACTAAACGACGgttttgatgatgatgatgatgacgacgaTGAAATTAAACTTAAAAAGTACATGGAAATGACCATGGTTAACCCATTCAACAAGACAAATAGCAACAAAAAAACCGAGAATTATTCTGATCACAACAGTAATAATCAAAGAACTACAAGTACAAGCAGTGTCGTTATCCACAATGCATCATCCCTTGATGAACAAAcgaatgaatttattatggaaaataatccaaataatgataatagGATCTCTGAAATGACGAAAGTTATTAGTGTTTATCAAAATCCATCTAAATCGagagatataaataaacaattacaacaagACGTTCATTACGGAAATAGTATAGAGACGAAAAGAGACACAGGGTTAAGCGGTATATTCAATCAAAAAGAAACGGATGATAAAGTTAAAGATGATCATGAGCATAATGTGAAATTTAGCATTGACCCACCAACAATCATAAACGGGAAAAATAACCGAATAGATAATGCTGAAGACATATTAGCGGAACAAGATTCAAATATCCAAATACCTAAACCaactttgaagaaaaattcacAATTTGAGAATACGTCatcaaaattgaaaaaagaagttTCATTGTTTAAtgagaaaaaagaaaattatgagccttcatcatcaatcGTAGATGACGTATTTAAGCCCAAAACGCATACACCATCGCTTGTGGCTCCAActgagaaaaaaaaagaaatcacaaataaagatatatcaATGCCATTGTCATTCgtaaataaatttgattcaaattctttaatttattatgaaaTTGCATGCATCTTAATGAATCCAGTCAACGATGTAGATGATTtccaatattatttcaagCATATGATAAAGGCGATAAATAGGATCAAAAGTGGTTCATTTACAATGAAGCATTTGAACTATTTGATTGAGCCATTGCTTATATATACTAACCATGAGGAATTGGTGCAATGGTTATACAAAGATAATGGATATAAGgaacttttgaaattatgTTGTATGCTTTTACAATCAACAGACGAGACGTCGTCGATACCCATGAATTTAAGTTCAAAGTCATTAATATTGATCCATATCttaattcatttgaaatttgatatggataatgataattatGAGTTGACTGAAATATGGAATCATGTCGTATTGATGGTTAGTAAAATGTCGGATTATAgtaatgaaatttatttactCATTCAAGAATTAAGAAACACTTTAGTTACGTTagaattattcaattcttctaaATCAGTGACAAGAATTTTAAATCCATTGGTCACAGACATCGATGACTCAAATAATGGCACGAAAGAAACATTCTTGTTAGAAACATTATATGCTATCTTAAGCAACAAGCATTTTATAGAAActattttgaagaagaatcagATTACAGAGATCATCCAAACAATGGTAGATTATACTACATCATCACGTACACGTTGGAGATTTCAAAGTATCCGGATTATAAATCGATTGTGGGAGACAAGAACGATAACAAATTATGATGATCTCTCAATGTTCAATTGTTTAAATGAAGAAACATTAAAATTAGCAAAATTGTTAAATAATTTGtga
- the POL12 gene encoding DNA-directed DNA polymerase alpha subunit POL12 (similar to Saccharomyces cerevisiae POL12 (YBL035C); ancestral locus Anc_3.322) yields the protein MSSFVSNFGPEVDKPEILTILENLSKIHAISAEDLYIKWEQFSIGKNETHTEYSLRNLDQFKQFLQQQVEKHAKSISSPIIKNKSNNPSSSLKKPRSLRPLNASPMFGIPLNSSPRTPLLKKRKLASANQTNLNGNTPNGAKLEFNNGNDSNSDIKMEQEQGSERPPASDIIDNETSTVSVKSEITFDSANTSAINNMSNVKIEPGEDTFGKILDSLNPENMDVSTGLNLNILKGLESNSDKNRENKVKIAPFYDPQKYKFRTMRQNLIDASDVLDEQIEIFTKIIQEHYNLSPNQFSDPTIQSQSEIYTVGRIVPDSPTFEGRLNTESIALETSRILGIGRRVRLDLSNIKELSLFCGQIVGLRGKNANNENFLVDEILSLPYPDAPVSTEEEIKGFQENFNNETMKVIVTSGPYFSETNIDMTPLIDFVDKINNQVKPHVVIMFGPFIDLTNPLISSGSIPTFPNLKIQPKTLDELFTKVMTPILKTINSQIQVILIPCTRDALSQHASYPQDSFDRKQLQLPKNFKCFTNPSTFQLNETFFGCSNVDIFKDLKEVTKGGETSSRNRFDRISEHILQQRRYYPIFPGGTRNVKIDKEKKIFKHIAGADLEVPYLGLTEFVGNVTPDVMIFPSEMPRFARVIQNVIMINPGRFIKQKGGKGTFAQITITKPSLEDDKLTKMENDDESVYLHNVWKRARVDLVST from the coding sequence ATGAGTTCTTTTGTCTCCAATTTTGGTCCCGAAGTTGATAAACCGGAGATCCTCACAATTTTGGAGAATCTCTCAAAGATCCATGCCATATCTGCGGAAGATCTATACATCAAATGGGAACAATTCTCTATAGGGAAGAATGAAACCCATACTGAATATTCATTAAGAAATCTCGATCaatttaaacaatttttaCAGCAACAAGTAGAAAAACATGCTAAATCAATCTCATCTCCAATTATTAAGAATAAAAGTAACaatccatcatcatcactcAAGAAGCCTAGATCTCTCAGACCTTTGAATGCTAGTCCAATGTTTGGTATTCCACTAAATTCCAGCCCAAGGACTCCGCTTTTAAAGAAACGTAAATTAGCTAGTGCTAATCAAACTAATTTGAATGGGAATACTCCTAATGGTGCCAAGCTGGAATTCAATAACGGTAATGATAGTAATTCAGATATTAAAATGGAGCAGGAACAAGGATCAGAACGTCCACCGGCATCTgatataattgataatgaaacatCTACGGTATCTGTGAAATCTGAAATAACATTTGACTCGGCTAATACAAGTGCTATTAATAATATGTCAAATGTAAAAATCGAACCTGGAGAGGATACTTTTGGGAAAATACTAGATTCATTAAATCCGGAGAATATGGATGTATCAACAGggttaaatttaaatattttaaaaggATTAGAAAGTAATAGTGACAAGAACAGGGAAAATAAAGTCAAAATTGCACCATTTTATGATCCGCAAAAGTATAAATTTAGAACAATGAGGCAGAATTTAATAGATGCATCCGATGTGTTAGatgaacaaattgaaattttcacAAAAATCATTCAAGAACACTATAACTTATCACCAAATCAATTCAGCGATCCAACGATTCAATCACAATCTGAAATTTATACTGTCGGTAGAATTGTTCCTGATTCTCCAACATTTGAAGGTAGATTAAATACTGAATCTATCGCGTTAGAAACATCGAGAATCTTGGGGATAGGTAGAAGAGTTAGGTTGGATTTATCAAACATCAAAGAACTATCATTATTCTGCGGCCAAATAGTAGGACTGAGGGGGAAAAATGccaataatgaaaatttcttaGTAGATGAAATCTTATCATTACCATACCCAGATGCTCCTGTATCcactgaagaagaaatcaaaggatttcaagaaaattttaataatgaaactaTGAAAGTTATTGTAACGAGCGGACCATATTTTTCTGAGACTAATATCGATATGACTCCACTAATTGACTTCGttgataaaataaataatcaagTGAAACCTCATGTGGTAATAATGTTTGGACcatttattgatttaaCCAATCCCCTTATTTCCAGTGGTAGCATACCAACTTTCCCCAACTTGAAAATTCAACCAAAGACTTTAGATGAGTTATTCACCAAAGTGATGACCCccattttgaaaacaatCAATTCACAAATTCAAGTGATACTAATACCATGTACAAGAGATGCATTAAGTCAACATGCATCATATCCGCAGGATTCATTCGATAGGAAACAATTACAGTTACCgaagaatttcaaatgtttCACCAACCCATCCACATTCCAATTAAACGAAACTTTCTTCGGTTGTTCTAAtgttgatattttcaaagatttaaaagaagTAACTAAAGGTGGTGAGACATCATCAAGGAATAGATTTGATAGGATATCAGAACATATCTTACAACAACGTCGATATTATCCAATTTTCCCAGGTGGCACGAGGAATgttaaaattgataaagagaagaaaatattcaaacaTATAGCTGGTGCAGACTTAGAAGTACCATACCTTGGATTGACTGAATTTGTTGGGAATGTTACTCCTGATGTGATGATTTTTCCAAGTGAAATGCCAAGATTTGCCAGAGTTATTCAAAATGTCATAATGATTAATCCAGGTAGGTTTATAAAGCAGAAGGGTGGGAAAGGTACCTTTGCACAAATTACGATAACGAAACCAAGcttagaagatgataaattgaCTAAAATGgagaatgatgatgagtCTGTGTATCTTCATAATGTGTGGAAACGTGCAAGAGTAGACTTAGTAAGTACATGA